From Pseudomonas poae, the proteins below share one genomic window:
- a CDS encoding D-isomer specific 2-hydroxyacid dehydrogenase family protein, with product MSQVIIASQLDEDYNDVLRERLAAIRPDAQVIGVPAGVPSDLPPQANILLLRPINVRGYTAPDTPPPGWPYGAQWVHLVSSGIDFYPHWLFNGPPVTTSRGSAADNLAEFALAAIFAASKHLPDIWVKDAQWNFTPLRPLKGTTLGILGFGAIGASLAHKALALGIKVVALRQSQAPFGVEGVEAATDIHDLFARADHLVVAAPLTEATRHIINRDVLGSAKPGLHLINIARGGLLDQAALLEALDNGQIGLASLDVTEPEPLPDGHPLYTHPRVRLSPHTSAISTNSRNEIADTFLANLERYIDGRTLANLANS from the coding sequence ATGAGTCAGGTGATTATTGCCAGCCAGTTGGACGAAGATTACAACGACGTACTTCGCGAGCGCCTAGCCGCGATCCGGCCCGACGCCCAGGTGATCGGCGTACCCGCAGGCGTGCCGAGCGACCTGCCGCCGCAGGCCAATATCCTGTTGCTGCGCCCGATCAACGTGCGCGGCTACACCGCCCCGGACACCCCGCCACCGGGCTGGCCATACGGCGCGCAATGGGTGCATCTGGTCTCGTCGGGCATCGACTTTTACCCGCACTGGCTGTTCAACGGCCCACCGGTGACCACCTCTCGCGGCAGCGCGGCCGATAACCTGGCCGAATTCGCCCTGGCGGCGATCTTTGCCGCGTCCAAGCACTTGCCGGATATCTGGGTGAAGGACGCGCAGTGGAATTTCACCCCCCTGCGCCCGCTCAAGGGCACCACCCTGGGCATCCTCGGGTTTGGCGCGATTGGCGCAAGCCTGGCGCACAAGGCCCTGGCACTCGGGATCAAGGTCGTGGCTTTGCGGCAAAGCCAGGCGCCATTTGGCGTCGAAGGCGTAGAAGCCGCCACGGATATCCACGACCTGTTCGCCCGCGCCGACCACCTGGTGGTGGCCGCCCCGCTGACCGAAGCCACCCGGCATATCATCAACCGTGACGTGCTGGGCAGCGCCAAGCCGGGGTTGCACTTGATCAACATCGCACGGGGCGGCCTGCTGGATCAGGCGGCGCTGTTGGAAGCGCTGGATAACGGGCAGATCGGGCTCGCGTCGCTGGACGTGACCGAGCCGGAGCCACTGCCGGATGGGCATCCGTTGTACACCCACCCAAGGGTGAGGCTGTCGCCGCATACGTCGGCGATTTCGACCAATAGCCGCAACGAGATTGCGGATACCTTTCTGGCGAATCTGGAGCGGTATATCGACGGCCGGACGCTGGCGAACCTGGCGAATTCATAA
- a CDS encoding acyl-CoA/acyl-ACP dehydrogenase — protein MTQPSLRSVEVANFEALLERLSAELASTAHLYDESGAFPHANFKLLQEHGLVALTVPKALGGGGASLPQARKAISAIAKGEPSTALILVMQYLQHTRLQDSKTWPQHLRVQVAEDAVRHGALINALRVEPDLGTPARGGLPATTAVRTAEGWRISGRKIYSTGSHGLSWFSVWARSDDADPLVGAWLVPKDSPGVSIIDTWDHLGMRATCSHEVVLDNVLVPLDHAVSVSPWSAPQPELDGDGFLWMSVLLSSVYDAVAQAARDWLVNWLEARKPSNLGAALSTLPRFQETVGHIDTLLFANRSLLDAAAEGHTPAANAAQLKYLVTNNAIRAVELAIEASGNPGLSRHSPLQRHYRDVLCSRVHTPQNDAVLQGVGKSVFAQRQKERT, from the coding sequence ATGACCCAACCGTCTCTACGCTCCGTAGAAGTCGCCAACTTCGAAGCCCTGCTCGAACGCCTCAGCGCCGAGCTGGCGAGCACCGCGCACCTGTATGACGAGAGCGGCGCCTTCCCCCACGCCAACTTCAAGCTGCTGCAGGAGCACGGCCTGGTGGCCCTCACCGTGCCCAAGGCCCTGGGCGGCGGTGGTGCCAGCCTGCCCCAGGCGCGCAAGGCGATCAGTGCGATTGCCAAGGGTGAGCCGTCCACCGCGCTGATTCTGGTGATGCAGTACCTGCAGCACACCCGTCTGCAAGACAGCAAAACCTGGCCTCAGCACCTGCGTGTACAGGTCGCCGAGGACGCGGTACGCCATGGCGCTTTGATCAACGCACTGCGCGTCGAACCCGACCTCGGCACTCCGGCGCGAGGCGGGTTGCCGGCGACCACCGCCGTGCGTACGGCCGAAGGCTGGCGCATCAGCGGGCGCAAGATCTACTCCACTGGCAGCCATGGCCTGAGCTGGTTCAGCGTATGGGCGCGCAGCGATGACGCCGACCCGCTGGTGGGCGCCTGGCTGGTGCCCAAGGACAGCCCGGGGGTGAGCATCATCGACACCTGGGACCACTTGGGCATGCGCGCCACCTGCAGCCATGAAGTGGTGCTCGACAATGTGCTGGTACCTCTCGACCACGCCGTCAGCGTGAGCCCCTGGAGCGCGCCGCAGCCGGAGCTGGATGGCGACGGGTTCCTGTGGATGTCGGTATTGCTGTCGTCGGTGTATGACGCAGTGGCCCAGGCTGCACGGGACTGGCTGGTGAATTGGCTGGAGGCGCGCAAGCCGTCCAACCTCGGCGCCGCGCTGTCGACGTTGCCGCGTTTTCAGGAAACCGTCGGCCATATCGACACCCTGCTGTTTGCCAACCGCAGCCTGCTCGACGCCGCCGCCGAAGGCCACACCCCGGCGGCCAACGCCGCGCAGTTGAAGTACCTGGTGACCAACAATGCTATCCGTGCGGTCGAGCTGGCCATCGAGGCCTCCGGCAACCCCGGCCTGTCGCGCCATAGCCCGCTGCAACGGCATTACCGCGACGTGTTGTGCAGCCGCGTGCATACCCCACAGAACGACGCCGTGCTGCAAGGCGTCGGCAAAAGCGTGTTCGCCCAACGCCAGAAGGAACGCACATGA
- a CDS encoding peroxiredoxin-like family protein, whose protein sequence is MSESLNRQLADLHAERVATWAPAALQINIDQRQRLVDEARPEDYVQVGDELDPFTLLNVEGGELSRDLLLADGPAVLIFFRFAGCPACNIALPYYARQLYPRLRELGVPLVAVSPQVPERLVEIKTRHTLPLLVASDPDNNLGRRLGILYSFDEASRNAALAKGNHIGETTGTGTWELPQPTVVVIAGDGTVAYVEVSPDWLVRTEAEPVLQVVERLLGQQPVRIAI, encoded by the coding sequence ATGAGCGAATCCCTCAACCGCCAATTGGCCGACCTGCATGCCGAGCGCGTAGCCACCTGGGCACCGGCGGCGTTGCAGATCAATATCGACCAGCGCCAGCGCCTGGTCGATGAAGCACGGCCTGAGGACTACGTGCAGGTCGGCGATGAACTGGACCCGTTCACGTTGCTTAACGTGGAAGGCGGCGAGCTCAGCCGTGACCTGTTGCTGGCCGACGGCCCGGCGGTGCTGATTTTTTTCCGCTTTGCCGGGTGCCCGGCGTGCAACATCGCCCTGCCCTATTACGCGCGCCAACTCTATCCGCGCCTGCGTGAGCTGGGAGTGCCGCTGGTGGCAGTGAGCCCGCAAGTGCCTGAACGCCTGGTGGAGATCAAGACCCGCCACACCTTGCCATTGCTGGTGGCCAGTGACCCCGACAACAACCTCGGGCGCCGCCTGGGCATCCTCTACAGCTTCGACGAGGCTTCACGCAATGCTGCGTTGGCCAAGGGCAACCACATTGGTGAAACCACCGGCACCGGCACCTGGGAGTTGCCGCAACCGACCGTGGTGGTGATCGCCGGGGACGGCACCGTGGCGTACGTGGAAGTGAGCCCGGACTGGTTGGTGCGCACAGAGGCCGAGCCGGTGTTGCAGGTGGTGGAGCGCTTGTTGGGCCAGCAGCCTGTGCGCATCGCTATCTGA
- a CDS encoding LLM class flavin-dependent oxidoreductase — MSKPRHLKLGAMVHGVGHGWGEWRHPNAQPNASTSFGFYKQQTELAEAAKFDFVFIADSLHIHAKSSPHYLNRFEPLTILSALAALTTNIGLVATVTVSYTEPYQVARQFSSLDHISGGRAGWNVVTSWLSGTADNFGKAEHPPHAVRYRIAKEHLNVVKGLWDSWEDDAFAYNKQSGEFFTPSKLHALNHKGEFFSVKGPLNIARSRQGQPVIFQAGTSEDGRNFAAQNSDAIFVHVESIEEGLAYTQDLKRRAKGFGRDPDSLSILPGIRPIVGRDEAEVESRYQQAVELVTVEDAIVALGRPFNDHDFSKYPLDEPFPELGDLGSNSQKGGSDRIKQLARDEGLTLREVALRFSRPKRDFVGTPEQVADAIQTWFERGASDGFIINSVLPDGLQYFTELVVPVLQQRGLFRTEYTGHTLRDNLGLEVPANRNSVAAEVEEAQEALA; from the coding sequence ATGAGCAAGCCACGCCATCTGAAATTGGGTGCAATGGTCCACGGAGTCGGCCACGGCTGGGGCGAATGGCGCCACCCGAACGCCCAACCGAATGCCAGCACCAGCTTCGGTTTCTACAAGCAGCAGACTGAACTGGCCGAAGCCGCCAAATTCGACTTCGTGTTTATCGCCGACAGCCTGCATATCCACGCCAAATCCAGCCCGCACTACCTGAACCGCTTCGAGCCGCTGACCATTCTCTCGGCCCTCGCCGCGTTGACCACGAATATCGGCCTGGTGGCCACCGTGACCGTCAGCTACACCGAGCCCTACCAGGTGGCGCGTCAGTTCTCGTCCCTGGACCATATCAGCGGCGGCCGCGCCGGCTGGAACGTGGTCACCTCCTGGCTGAGCGGCACCGCCGACAACTTCGGCAAAGCCGAGCACCCGCCGCACGCCGTGCGCTACCGCATCGCCAAGGAGCACTTGAACGTGGTCAAGGGCCTGTGGGACTCCTGGGAAGACGACGCCTTTGCCTATAACAAGCAAAGCGGCGAGTTTTTTACCCCGAGCAAGCTGCATGCGCTGAATCACAAGGGCGAGTTTTTCTCGGTCAAGGGCCCGCTGAATATCGCGCGTTCGCGCCAGGGCCAACCGGTGATTTTCCAGGCGGGCACTTCGGAAGACGGGCGCAATTTCGCGGCGCAGAACTCCGACGCAATCTTTGTGCATGTGGAAAGCATTGAGGAAGGCCTGGCCTACACCCAGGACCTGAAACGCCGCGCCAAAGGCTTTGGCCGTGACCCCGACAGCCTGTCGATCCTGCCGGGTATCCGCCCGATTGTGGGGCGCGATGAGGCCGAGGTGGAAAGCCGCTATCAGCAGGCGGTGGAGCTGGTCACCGTGGAAGACGCGATCGTTGCGCTCGGCCGTCCATTCAATGACCATGATTTCAGCAAATACCCGCTGGACGAACCCTTCCCGGAGCTCGGCGACCTGGGTTCCAACAGCCAGAAAGGCGGCTCCGACCGCATCAAGCAACTGGCCAGGGACGAGGGCCTGACCCTGCGCGAAGTGGCGCTGCGTTTCTCACGCCCCAAACGTGATTTTGTCGGCACCCCGGAGCAGGTCGCCGATGCGATCCAGACTTGGTTCGAGCGCGGCGCCAGCGATGGGTTCATCATCAATTCGGTGCTGCCGGACGGCTTGCAATACTTCACCGAACTGGTGGTGCCGGTGCTGCAACAGCGCGGTCTGTTCCGCACCGAGTACACCGGCCACACCCTGCGCGACAACCTCGGCCTGGAGGTGCCAGCCAACCGCAACAGCGTCGCCGCCGAGGTTGAAGAAGCACAGGAGGCGCTGGCATGA
- a CDS encoding ABC transporter substrate-binding protein, with protein sequence MVFSTPFKRLLLGTALALGLASAAHAADLQPLRVANQKSTIKALLEVSGESKNVPYEIQWSEFPSASPLGEALNAGAVDIGALGDAPYVFALGAGASLKVVSIIHAEGRNTTAVLVPKDSPIKTVADLKGKKIVTGRGSIGHYLAIKALASAGLTTQDVQFIFLLPSESRLVLDNGTADAWATWDPYTTVVTSQSQARVLISGNQLLSNHLYLAATSQAIADKRPQLDDFVARLDRAYAWANTHPNEYAAAQAKITGLPLAVHVEVAKDTRLTPVAIDDSVIRGLQATADTYQQEGLLTKHIDVSQGFDKSFNAKRVPLSQASR encoded by the coding sequence ATGGTCTTTAGCACCCCATTCAAACGCCTGCTCCTGGGTACCGCCCTGGCCCTTGGCCTGGCGTCTGCCGCCCACGCTGCCGACCTGCAACCGCTGCGGGTGGCCAATCAGAAATCCACGATCAAGGCGCTGCTGGAGGTCTCCGGCGAAAGCAAAAATGTGCCCTATGAAATCCAGTGGTCGGAATTCCCGTCCGCCTCGCCTCTGGGCGAAGCCCTGAATGCCGGCGCTGTGGATATCGGCGCCTTGGGCGATGCGCCTTACGTGTTCGCCCTCGGCGCCGGCGCGTCGCTCAAGGTGGTCAGCATCATCCACGCCGAAGGGCGTAACACCACCGCCGTGCTGGTGCCCAAGGATTCGCCGATCAAGACGGTGGCCGACCTCAAGGGCAAGAAGATCGTCACCGGGCGTGGGTCCATCGGGCACTACCTGGCAATCAAGGCCCTGGCCAGCGCCGGGCTGACCACCCAGGATGTGCAGTTCATTTTCCTGCTGCCCAGCGAGTCGCGCCTGGTGCTGGATAACGGCACCGCCGACGCCTGGGCCACTTGGGACCCGTACACCACCGTGGTCACCTCGCAAAGCCAGGCGCGCGTGCTGATCAGCGGCAACCAGCTGTTGAGCAATCACCTGTACCTCGCCGCCACCAGCCAGGCCATCGCCGACAAGCGCCCGCAGCTGGACGATTTTGTTGCGCGGCTGGACCGCGCCTACGCCTGGGCCAACACCCATCCCAATGAATACGCCGCCGCCCAGGCCAAGATCACCGGCCTGCCGCTGGCGGTGCATGTGGAAGTGGCCAAGGACACTCGCCTGACCCCGGTGGCCATCGACGATTCAGTTATCCGCGGTTTGCAAGCGACCGCCGACACCTACCAACAAGAAGGCCTGCTGACCAAGCACATCGACGTGTCCCAGGGCTTCGACAAGAGCTTTAACGCCAAGCGTGTCCCACTTTCCCAAGCATCGCGCTGA
- a CDS encoding 4Fe-4S binding protein — protein sequence MLELIYSDLCNGCGQCVAVCPTNVLALNAQGTLRIAEQQACQTCFMCELYCSSDALYVDPDVEQLRHPDPVAVREAGLLGQYRRDSGWDEWADDPRHRNEHWRMDGIFAVARGIPPNAFRE from the coding sequence ATGCTCGAACTGATCTACTCCGACCTGTGCAACGGCTGCGGCCAGTGCGTCGCGGTGTGCCCCACCAATGTGCTGGCGCTGAACGCCCAGGGCACGCTGCGCATCGCCGAGCAGCAGGCGTGCCAGACCTGTTTCATGTGCGAGTTGTATTGCAGCAGCGACGCGCTGTACGTCGACCCGGACGTTGAGCAACTGCGCCATCCCGACCCGGTGGCGGTGCGTGAAGCGGGCCTGCTCGGCCAGTACCGACGGGATTCCGGCTGGGATGAATGGGCGGATGACCCACGCCATCGCAATGAACATTGGCGCATGGACGGGATTTTCGCAGTGGCACGCGGCATACCACCAAATGCATTTAGAGAATAA
- a CDS encoding FAD-binding protein yields MTELSCDVLIVGGGLAGTWAAIGAACEGVKVILVDKGYCGTSGVTATAGPGHWWVAPDAREAAIDKRLATAFGLADARWMARAIDTTWTSLPGLRDYYDFPQNEQGETQYRGLRGPEYLRGLRRRVLDNGVTILDHHPALELLRDDHGAVVGARGWRRQAGGDWLIRAGAVVLATGGCAFLSRLLGSHTNTGDGYLMAAEAGAELSGMEFSNYYCIAAAGSSMTRSMVYSFGEYFDAADRPLGIATGPGFTEDLAKALLNGPVYCRLNQVPPHIRAQLPSIQPNLMLPFDRRGVDPYRERFAVTLHPEGTIRGVGGLRLIDDDCQTTVPGVFAAGDAASREPIAGATSGGGAQNSAWALSTGQWAGRGAAQLARLRLAYHGALRGFDGAAGGDAELLRRIQAEVHPLDKNLFRSGGQLQRSLRELDNIWDQVSAGASPTVNPLRARETAAMAATARWCYTAAALRKESRGMHQRSDTPVQSALYDAHLRLSGVAHVQARFDPLLSSQ; encoded by the coding sequence ATGACTGAATTGAGCTGTGATGTATTGATCGTCGGCGGTGGCCTGGCGGGCACCTGGGCCGCCATCGGCGCCGCCTGCGAAGGCGTCAAGGTGATCCTGGTGGACAAGGGCTACTGCGGCACCAGCGGCGTCACCGCTACCGCCGGCCCCGGCCACTGGTGGGTGGCGCCAGACGCCCGCGAAGCCGCGATCGACAAACGCCTGGCCACCGCCTTCGGCCTGGCCGATGCGCGCTGGATGGCCCGCGCCATCGACACCACCTGGACCAGCCTGCCGGGCCTGCGCGACTACTACGACTTCCCGCAGAACGAACAGGGCGAGACCCAGTACCGTGGCCTGCGCGGCCCGGAATACCTGCGCGGCCTGCGCCGTCGGGTGCTCGACAACGGCGTGACCATTCTCGATCACCACCCCGCCCTGGAACTGCTGCGTGACGACCACGGCGCAGTCGTCGGCGCACGCGGTTGGCGGCGCCAGGCCGGGGGCGACTGGTTGATCCGCGCCGGCGCGGTGGTGCTGGCCACCGGCGGTTGTGCGTTCCTCTCGCGCCTGCTGGGCAGCCATACCAACACCGGCGACGGCTACCTGATGGCGGCCGAAGCCGGCGCCGAGCTGTCGGGCATGGAGTTTTCCAACTACTACTGCATTGCGGCCGCGGGCAGCAGCATGACCCGCTCGATGGTCTACAGCTTCGGCGAATACTTCGATGCAGCGGACCGCCCGCTGGGGATCGCCACCGGCCCAGGCTTCACCGAGGACCTGGCCAAGGCCCTGCTGAATGGCCCGGTGTATTGCCGCCTGAACCAGGTACCGCCGCACATCCGCGCCCAACTGCCGAGCATCCAACCCAACCTGATGTTGCCGTTTGACCGACGCGGGGTTGACCCGTATCGCGAGCGATTTGCCGTGACCCTGCACCCCGAGGGCACCATCCGCGGTGTCGGCGGTTTACGGCTGATCGACGACGATTGCCAGACCACAGTGCCCGGCGTATTCGCCGCCGGTGATGCCGCCAGCCGCGAGCCGATTGCCGGCGCCACCTCCGGCGGCGGCGCACAGAACTCGGCGTGGGCCTTGTCCACCGGGCAATGGGCCGGGCGTGGCGCGGCGCAACTGGCTCGCCTCAGGCTGGCGTATCACGGCGCACTGCGCGGCTTCGACGGCGCTGCGGGTGGCGATGCTGAACTGCTTCGACGCATCCAGGCCGAAGTCCACCCGCTGGACAAAAACCTGTTTCGCTCAGGCGGTCAATTGCAACGCTCACTGCGTGAACTGGACAACATCTGGGACCAGGTCAGCGCAGGCGCTTCCCCCACCGTTAACCCCCTGCGCGCCCGCGAAACCGCCGCCATGGCCGCCACCGCCCGCTGGTGCTACACCGCCGCCGCCCTGCGCAAGGAGAGTCGCGGCATGCATCAACGCAGCGACACTCCTGTGCAGAGCGCCCTGTATGACGCGCATCTGCGGCTGTCCGGCGTGGCGCACGTCCAAGCGCGCTTCGATCCACTTTTATCCAGCCAATGA